The Candidatus Bathyarchaeota archaeon region TAACCGCCCCAGGTGATTCTTCAGCGTCACGCATCGAACGCCCAGTGTACTGCATGTAAACCTCGTTTAGGGTTGGTTTTGTCAATGAAAGTCGAGTGACGATGTGCCCTTTTCCACGAAGAGCTTCGATGATTAGGGGCGCAGTCACTTCGCCGTTGGAAGATTTGATTATGTAGTCGCCGTTTTCTTTTTTTACTTCTTTGACGTGTTCGACTTTGTGAATTATTTCTGTGATATCTTCGTCTTTTTGGACAGACAAGGTTATGATATCTCCGCCTAAACTATCTTTCAGCGCTGCGGGAGAGCCTATGACGACGATTTTGCCGTGGTCAATGATGGCGATTCGGTCGCATAAGGCATCTGCCTCTTCAAGGTAGTGGGTTGTCAAGAACAGGGTCATACCGAATTCTTTCTTTAGGGTCTTAACGTAGTTCCATGTTGCAGCGCGTGTCTGGACGTCTAAGCCAAGTGTGGGTTCATCAAGAAAGAGAACTTTTGGTCGGTTGATTAAGCCGCATGCTAATTCAAGCCTGCGCCGCATTCCGCCCGAAAACGTGTCTACCCGCTTATCTTTAAACGCAGTCAACTCAACGAGGTTCAGCAGTTCAAGGGCTCTCTTTTTAGAAACATGCCGAGGTATGCCGTAGAGGTCTGCGCAGAGTAGAATGTTTTCCATGGCAGTTAGGTCTTCGTCTGCGGTGTATTCTTGGGGAACTACGCCTATTGCCGCACGCACGTCCATGCTTTGTTTGGCTATGTCGCCGCCTAAGATGTACGCTGTGCCCTCAGTTGGGCGAGTAACTGTAATGAGCATTTTGATAGTGGTGGTTTTGCCTGCGCCGTTGGGACCTAAGAACCCAAAGATTTCGCCCCGCTTTACGGTGAAATCGATATGGTCGACTGCGGTTAGGCTGTGGTTGAAGACTTTTGTTAATCCTTTTACGACTATGACGTCGTCATTTTGACTCATGCTTTGGCACCTTGTAGTTTGGTGTTGAGTTCTTCTAGTTTTTCGGAGGCTTCATTGAGAATTTTGAGGGCATCGTTTAGGTCGCTTTCGTAGTAGTTTTCTCGCAGTGTTTTACCGACATTTATGGCGGCGTGAAACAGG contains the following coding sequences:
- a CDS encoding ATP-binding cassette domain-containing protein; the protein is MSQNDDVIVVKGLTKVFNHSLTAVDHIDFTVKRGEIFGFLGPNGAGKTTTIKMLITVTRPTEGTAYILGGDIAKQSMDVRAAIGVVPQEYTADEDLTAMENILLCADLYGIPRHVSKKRALELLNLVELTAFKDKRVDTFSGGMRRRLELACGLINRPKVLFLDEPTLGLDVQTRAATWNYVKTLKKEFGMTLFLTTHYLEEADALCDRIAIIDHGKIVVIGSPAALKDSLGGDIITLSVQKDEDITEIIHKVEHVKEVKKENGDYIIKSSNGEVTAPLIIEALRGKGHIVTRLSLTKPTLNEVYMQYTGRSMRDAEESPGAVRSQRMVMRRAHA